The nucleotide window GCCCTCACCGCGCGATCGCGCTTTCTGCGGTAAATAACGATTGAAGGAGAGCACCACAAATGACACACCTGCGAATGGACAGCACCAACGGCGAAGTCCGCGTTCAGCTGGAGATCGAGTCGGATGGGGCGGTCGAAACGGATTTCAACTCACACCTGTTCAAGGACGCGTTGGTAAGCCTCATCGAAGAGGCCCCGGTCGATTTTTGGATCAAGGATCAAGGCGAATTGAAACCCGAGGAATTCTGGGCGTCCATCCTCGGCGCGGTCGCCCGCAGCTATCGGGCCGCCCAGGACACGCCGTTTGACGAAGAGGTCACCAATGCGGCCGTCCTGCGCGAAATCGTCGGTTGGCTTGAAGGCCTGGACTATCTCTAGTCATTCGCAGCAGTGGGTTGGGTGATGGGCAAACAAAAACCAGCCGTGTGGCTGGTAGTTGCACGAGACTTTTTGTCTTTACCCCCAGCGGGACTCGAACCCACGCTTCTGCCTCCGGAGGGCAGCGCTCTATCCACTGAGCTATGGGGGCGTACATACCTCACATCGTAATCCAGAATCGGCTTGAACGCAATGCCCACCGCCCTGAGACGGCACGTCGGAACCGGTATCCAAACCCTTGCTCCGTGCTTTCTTTACCATTGGAGCAGGGACTGGCGAACGGAGTTATTCCGCCCGCCGCTGCGCGACCCAATGTCCCGCACTCGGCACGTATCCCAGCATGCGGTTGATCGCCAGCATCGCGGCGTTCCGCTCGTCATTATTGGTGCTGATCGTCCGTGCGCCGTGCGCTCTCGCGTACTGGATCGTCAGCAGCTTCAGCGCAAGGGCGATACCCCGGCGGCGGTACGCGCTGTGTACGCCAGTCAGCCCATTGAACATGGTTTCGGGCATCCCCGGCTCGTTGTACACGCCGGCCAACCCGACGTACGTCTCCCCGTCCGCTGCGATGAACTGGCTTTCCGCGCGGTACCACCCGGCGTTAATCACGATCCGCAGCCAGTTCTCGTAAATCGGGAACCCGCCGGTCGACCCCGGCTCGTCCAGCACGGCCTGCCGGTTGAGGTCGTAGAGCCGGCGCAGCGCCGCTTCGGTCTTGCCGGTGTCCGCCAGCGTGAAGAAACGGATGCCGCCGGCTTCGGCGCGTGCCAGCGTATCCGCGAAGGCGGCCGCGTCAAACGTATCGAGGTCTAGTGTCGAGTCAAAGACGTGATGGCTGACGGTAAATCCGCGCTTCTGTGCAAAGGACAGCGACTCCGGGCTGTCGTCGCGGATTTCGACCGGCATCACCGTACATCCGTGTTCTGTCGCGTACGCCAGTGCTGCCTCCAACAGCAGCGACCCGATCCCCTGCCGGCGGTGTGCTGGATCAACCACCAGTTCGAGATTGAGCTGTCCAGCCGGCTGCGATGGATAGCGGATCACCATCGCATACCCGTTCACCCGCCCGTCCGCGCCTTCAGTGACCCACCGCCGCCAGTGCTTTCCCGGCATCGTCCGCGCTTCGTCCTCCAGCAGCCCGTCGACGCTGACCGGTTCCGTATTAATCAGCGAAAGCAGTTCCGCGATTCGCTCAAAGTCCTGTTCCGGCACAGCCTGTCTTAAGTTCATGATGCCTCGCAATAGGTCATAAAGGTTCAGATAGTTTAGCGGAAACGAAAACGCGCGACCACACGGCCGCGCGCTGCATCAATTCCACCGGTTCACTGGTGTCCGCGACCGGCCCTCGTCCTCAGCGCGCCCAAAAGCTTTCGCTCAGGTATTTGTAGGCGTTGTCGGGGAACAGGGTGACGACCACGCCGGATTGCCCTTCGTCGGCCAGCCGCTCGGCCACGCGCAGCGCACCCGCCATCGCCGCCGCCGCGCTGATGCCGACCAGATACCCTTCTTCACGCGCCAGCCGCCGCGCCATTTCGTAGCTGTCTTCGGTGCTGACACCGAAGTCCTCATCTGCGAGCGTTTCGCTGTAGATTCCCGGCTTAATGGCCGTCTCCATGTGCTTCCA belongs to Candidatus Flexicrinis proximus and includes:
- a CDS encoding GNAT family N-acetyltransferase, whose translation is MNLRQAVPEQDFERIAELLSLINTEPVSVDGLLEDEARTMPGKHWRRWVTEGADGRVNGYAMVIRYPSQPAGQLNLELVVDPAHRRQGIGSLLLEAALAYATEHGCTVMPVEIRDDSPESLSFAQKRGFTVSHHVFDSTLDLDTFDAAAFADTLARAEAGGIRFFTLADTGKTEAALRRLYDLNRQAVLDEPGSTGGFPIYENWLRIVINAGWYRAESQFIAADGETYVGLAGVYNEPGMPETMFNGLTGVHSAYRRRGIALALKLLTIQYARAHGARTISTNNDERNAAMLAINRMLGYVPSAGHWVAQRRAE